Proteins encoded by one window of Streptacidiphilus sp. PB12-B1b:
- a CDS encoding PrsW family intramembrane metalloprotease, with amino-acid sequence MSSPLPDRSVPSDDIPPPAAGEPGAGPAPLVGAFPVPQAAGGPDFPLPRRFRYAPRRQLLESKPLRLVALTLLLALCGVGILWKVEGQTGGSGLLIGMCLALVPVPLVLAAFSWLDRVEPKPLRNLLFCFAWGSCAATLVAIMANTWATDLLISHQIGGGQTLGASLVAPLVEESCKGSAVLLLFLFRRKDFSGIVDGVVYAGFTATGFAFTENILYIGRSVLDGRNEGLGIEVTVVTFILREVMSPFAHPLFTSMTGVGFGIAAMTRRRWLKVLAPIGGWAVAMFMHGTWNGSSVLGSLGFIGVYFLFMVPVFGLMVWLAVWSRRNELKAVGRQLPVYAGAGWISPPVPLVLSSMRTRRQALDLARFTLGPSGARTMREYLGFATSLAFLRQRAERGLVGPEFPEREQELLHHLWERREAVREVLARVGEQEWQRLHPPVRPVYGYRGVPPQAARRQPLPYAPQPYPQPYAQQAYAPQPYAPQPYASQPYAPQPYPQAYPQPYGPGYPAPYGAPGGFLPAQPVPGAGHQPPPFPYQPQPHAHPPLPQSQPQPQSAAPAPLPAPGPEQPAPASEPHQPPAHPSH; translated from the coding sequence GTGAGCAGCCCCCTTCCCGACCGGTCCGTACCCAGCGACGACATACCCCCGCCGGCCGCCGGGGAGCCGGGCGCGGGCCCGGCTCCGCTGGTCGGCGCCTTCCCCGTGCCGCAGGCCGCCGGGGGCCCGGACTTCCCGCTGCCGCGCCGGTTCCGCTACGCGCCGCGCCGGCAACTCCTCGAGAGCAAGCCGCTGCGGCTGGTAGCGCTGACGCTGCTGCTGGCGCTGTGCGGCGTCGGCATCCTGTGGAAGGTCGAGGGGCAGACCGGCGGCTCCGGGCTGCTCATCGGGATGTGCCTGGCGCTGGTGCCGGTGCCGCTGGTGCTGGCCGCGTTCTCCTGGCTGGACCGGGTGGAGCCCAAGCCGCTGCGCAACCTGCTGTTCTGCTTCGCCTGGGGCTCCTGCGCGGCGACCCTGGTCGCCATCATGGCCAACACCTGGGCGACGGATCTGCTGATCAGCCACCAGATCGGCGGCGGGCAGACGCTCGGGGCCAGCCTGGTCGCGCCGCTGGTCGAGGAGAGTTGCAAGGGCTCCGCCGTCCTGCTGCTGTTCCTGTTCCGCCGCAAGGACTTCAGCGGCATCGTCGACGGCGTGGTCTACGCCGGGTTCACCGCGACCGGCTTCGCCTTCACCGAGAACATCCTCTACATCGGCCGCTCGGTGCTGGACGGGCGGAACGAGGGCCTGGGAATCGAGGTGACCGTGGTCACCTTCATCCTGCGCGAGGTGATGTCGCCGTTCGCGCACCCGCTGTTCACCTCGATGACCGGGGTGGGCTTCGGGATCGCGGCGATGACCCGCCGCCGCTGGCTGAAGGTGCTCGCGCCGATCGGCGGCTGGGCCGTGGCCATGTTCATGCACGGCACCTGGAACGGCTCCTCGGTGCTGGGGTCGCTCGGCTTCATCGGCGTGTACTTCCTGTTCATGGTGCCGGTGTTCGGCCTGATGGTGTGGCTGGCGGTGTGGTCCCGGCGGAACGAGCTGAAGGCGGTGGGCCGTCAGCTGCCGGTGTACGCGGGCGCGGGCTGGATATCGCCGCCGGTGCCGCTGGTGCTGTCGTCCATGCGCACCCGCAGGCAGGCGCTGGACCTGGCCCGCTTCACGCTCGGCCCGAGCGGCGCCAGGACCATGCGGGAGTACCTGGGCTTTGCGACCTCGCTGGCGTTCCTGCGGCAGCGCGCCGAACGCGGCCTGGTCGGCCCGGAGTTCCCGGAGCGCGAGCAGGAGCTGCTGCACCACCTGTGGGAGCGGCGGGAGGCGGTCCGGGAGGTGCTGGCGCGGGTCGGCGAGCAGGAGTGGCAGCGGCTGCACCCGCCGGTACGGCCGGTGTACGGCTATCGGGGCGTGCCGCCGCAGGCCGCACGCCGCCAGCCGCTGCCGTACGCCCCCCAGCCGTACCCACAGCCTTACGCACAGCAGGCGTACGCGCCGCAGCCGTACGCGCCGCAGCCGTACGCATCGCAGCCGTACGCGCCGCAGCCCTACCCGCAGGCGTACCCGCAGCCGTACGGGCCCGGGTATCCGGCGCCGTACGGCGCACCGGGCGGCTTCCTCCCGGCGCAGCCGGTGCCGGGCGCGGGCCACCAGCCGCCACCGTTCCCGTACCAGCCGCAGCCGCACGCGCACCCGCCCCTCCCGCAGTCGCAACCGCAGCCGCAGTCGGCAGCTCCCGCGCCCCTGCCCGCGCCCGGCCCGGAGCAGCCCGCACCGGCGTCCGAGCCGCACCAGCCGCCCGCGCATCCCTCCCACTGA